Proteins found in one Amycolatopsis umgeniensis genomic segment:
- a CDS encoding antibiotic biosynthesis monooxygenase — protein sequence MTVGFVATHYPHTDHHDTFVARVQRVAEALRSTPGCLAAECWVTAAGDAVVSIVRWESEAAQAASMRALGSADVDVAFDDREVRPREIVQLVSV from the coding sequence ATGACTGTCGGATTCGTGGCCACGCACTACCCGCACACCGACCATCACGACACCTTCGTCGCGCGCGTCCAGCGCGTCGCCGAGGCCTTGCGCTCCACTCCGGGCTGCCTCGCCGCCGAATGCTGGGTCACCGCCGCCGGCGACGCCGTGGTGTCGATCGTGCGCTGGGAATCCGAGGCGGCACAGGCGGCTTCGATGCGAGCATTGGGATCCGCGGACGTGGATGTCGCCTTCGACGACCGCGAAGTCCGCCCGCGCGAGATCGTCCAGCTGGTATCGGTATGA
- a CDS encoding DUF2867 domain-containing protein, whose translation MKLANTAHTTRSWRIHEVAGDFDLEDVWALETPGGPDDFAKLVKQFSSGDFPDGAPLIVRALWSLRWKLGALLRLDGRDSGLDTRVGSLRDRLPEDLRDTLTGPDEDWLPFTPLYRLDDEFAAEMANRTMHGVLHLAWIEDGPGRYRGQMAVLVKPNGRFGRAYMGFIKPFRYLFVYPALLRMIEREWRGRL comes from the coding sequence ATGAAACTCGCGAACACGGCCCACACGACGCGGTCTTGGCGGATCCACGAGGTCGCCGGGGACTTCGACCTCGAAGACGTCTGGGCGCTGGAAACGCCCGGCGGGCCGGACGACTTCGCCAAGCTGGTGAAGCAGTTCTCTTCGGGCGACTTCCCGGACGGGGCACCGCTGATCGTCCGCGCACTCTGGTCGCTGCGCTGGAAACTCGGCGCACTGCTCAGGCTGGACGGTCGCGACTCCGGTCTCGACACCCGGGTCGGCTCGCTGCGGGATCGGCTGCCCGAAGACCTGCGCGACACACTGACGGGACCGGACGAGGACTGGCTGCCGTTCACGCCGCTGTACCGGCTCGACGACGAATTCGCCGCCGAGATGGCGAACCGGACCATGCACGGCGTCCTGCATCTCGCGTGGATCGAGGACGGGCCCGGCCGGTATCGCGGTCAGATGGCGGTGCTGGTCAAACCCAACGGACGGTTCGGCCGGGCGTACATGGGGTTCATCAAGCCGTTCCGGTACCTGTTCGTCTACCCCGCGCTCCTGCGGATGATCGAACGGGAGTGGCGAGGGCGGCTTTAG